The following coding sequences lie in one Candidatus Dormiibacterota bacterium genomic window:
- a CDS encoding alpha/beta fold hydrolase codes for MDIERAFTEYGDPANPAIVMVHGIRLGRAMWEPHARALARRFHVITLDLPGHGALVDVSFTAEHVGAVLDHAVARIATSPPLLVGYSLGGFAGMQYAAALPERTSGLVLAGCTLDFDAWKSWPYEASVGFSSLLPQSWLDYALDLSLHMVLPREWADTIARIPFNRDVLTRTNAYTRDHARFSTSLAGYPAPILFINGEHDLVFRLDERRYRESAPNAAFHLIRGSDHTAPMRKHREFAAAVEGFANGVFAQEVFA; via the coding sequence GTGGATATCGAGCGCGCATTCACCGAATACGGCGACCCGGCGAACCCCGCCATCGTCATGGTGCACGGCATCCGCCTGGGACGCGCGATGTGGGAGCCTCACGCTCGTGCGTTAGCGCGGCGATTCCACGTCATCACCCTCGACCTGCCGGGACACGGCGCACTGGTGGATGTATCGTTTACCGCCGAGCATGTCGGCGCCGTGCTCGACCACGCGGTCGCACGCATCGCCACGTCGCCGCCGCTGCTGGTCGGCTATTCGCTCGGCGGTTTCGCCGGGATGCAGTATGCCGCAGCGCTTCCCGAGCGCACGAGCGGACTCGTCTTGGCGGGTTGTACGCTCGATTTCGATGCGTGGAAGAGCTGGCCGTACGAAGCTAGCGTCGGCTTCTCGAGCCTGCTGCCGCAATCGTGGCTCGACTACGCGCTGGATCTCTCGCTGCATATGGTGCTGCCGCGCGAGTGGGCCGATACGATCGCGCGCATTCCGTTCAATCGCGACGTGCTGACCCGTACGAATGCCTACACGCGCGATCACGCGCGCTTCAGCACCTCACTCGCCGGCTACCCGGCGCCGATTCTCTTTATCAACGGCGAACACGACCTCGTCTTTCGCCTCGACGAACGCCGATATCGGGAATCGGCTCCCAACGCGGCGTTCCACTTGATTCGCGGCAGCGACCACACGGCGCCGATGCGCAAGCATCGCGAATTCGCCGCGGCCGTCGAAGGCTTCGCGAACGGGGTCTTCGCCCAAGAGGTGTTTGCCTAA
- a CDS encoding amino acid permease, whose protein sequence is MSTLLRRLGVRDAALIVMGGIIGSGIFMNPSVVARHVHSVWAIMLAWIIGGAVALLGGGLFAELAARRPHDGGLYAYIRDAFHPSLAFLYGWTLLIVSQSGGMAASAVTFAAYFAPLTGLQVDPRILAVLTIGGFTLINCLGVREGASTQNVFMAVKIAAIAAFVLVGLFAPHAAPVAAVATAYPSGGVLAAMGLALVPVLFAYSGWQTSSFMTAEMKDPARTLPRGLIVGVVGVVVLYLAVNAVSVMALGTGGLAATDTPASAIAQLAFGPIGARIMAAVVALSTLGFLSNQMLVSPRVYFQMASDGIFFRQLAWVNARTRVPVLAIALQGTIAIAVAVSNRYGAILNYVTSIDYVFFGLAAIALFVFRARDARDPQAPAPGFRMPGHPYSTALFLAVAWGVVADVLFKAPRDGAIGLGILLSGLPVYAIFTRRRRTST, encoded by the coding sequence ATGTCGACGCTACTGCGCCGTTTGGGCGTTCGCGATGCCGCCCTGATCGTGATGGGCGGTATTATCGGTTCGGGCATTTTCATGAACCCGTCCGTGGTTGCGCGCCACGTGCACAGCGTGTGGGCGATCATGCTCGCATGGATCATCGGCGGTGCCGTCGCCCTTTTGGGCGGCGGCCTCTTTGCAGAATTGGCGGCGCGGCGCCCGCACGACGGCGGCCTCTACGCCTACATTCGCGACGCGTTTCATCCGTCGCTGGCCTTCCTCTACGGCTGGACGCTGCTGATCGTTTCGCAGAGCGGCGGCATGGCGGCGTCGGCGGTGACGTTCGCCGCGTACTTCGCACCGCTTACCGGCCTACAGGTCGATCCGCGCATCCTTGCGGTACTCACGATCGGGGGCTTCACGCTGATCAACTGCTTGGGCGTGCGCGAAGGCGCATCGACGCAGAATGTGTTCATGGCCGTCAAGATCGCTGCGATCGCGGCGTTCGTATTGGTCGGCCTGTTCGCACCGCACGCCGCGCCCGTCGCTGCCGTGGCGACCGCCTATCCGTCGGGCGGCGTGCTCGCCGCGATGGGGTTGGCGCTGGTTCCGGTGTTGTTCGCATACAGCGGGTGGCAGACGTCGAGTTTTATGACCGCGGAGATGAAAGATCCGGCGCGCACGCTTCCGCGCGGATTGATCGTCGGCGTCGTCGGCGTGGTCGTGCTCTATCTTGCGGTAAACGCGGTGAGCGTTATGGCGCTCGGAACGGGCGGCCTTGCTGCGACCGATACGCCCGCCTCCGCAATCGCGCAGCTCGCGTTCGGGCCGATCGGCGCGCGCATCATGGCCGCCGTCGTGGCGCTTTCGACGCTCGGATTTTTGAGCAATCAAATGCTGGTCTCGCCGCGCGTATACTTTCAAATGGCCTCCGACGGGATTTTCTTTCGCCAACTCGCGTGGGTCAACGCGCGGACGCGCGTACCGGTCTTGGCGATCGCGCTGCAAGGCACCATCGCGATTGCCGTCGCGGTCTCCAACCGCTACGGCGCGATCCTCAATTACGTCACCAGCATCGACTACGTGTTTTTCGGGCTCGCCGCGATCGCGCTCTTCGTCTTTCGAGCGCGGGACGCGCGCGATCCGCAAGCCCCGGCCCCGGGCTTTCGCATGCCCGGGCACCCGTATAGCACGGCACTCTTTCTAGCGGTTGCTTGGGGTGTCGTCGCCGACGTGCTCTTCAAGGCGCCCCGCGATGGAGCGATCGGCTTGGGCATCCTCCTCAGCGGTCTGCCCGTCTATGCGATCTTCACGCGGCGCCGCCGTACTTCGACGTAA
- a CDS encoding alcohol dehydrogenase catalytic domain-containing protein, translating to MKATVYHGARDVRLENVPDPSIKEPLDAIVRVVRAAICGSDLWFYRGVTEWTPGDRTGHEFVGVVEEVGAGVRSLKPGDYVIAPFVASDGTCEYCNRGLQTSCVHVSNFGDDANGGQAEFVRVPYADGTLVKMADGMASDPQKLAASAALTDVMATGHHGVVTAGAQRGGTVVVVGDGAVGLCGVLSAARVIGAEHVIAVGHNDARLALAREFGATRTFNSHAEGVGAEILELTRGGSLTVVEAVGNQESMELALEVARPGGIVSFVGVPHNVKQVPLRSLFLKNVSLHGALAPVRAYIDTLMAHVMDGSIDPSRVFDLHLPLEAVAQGYQAMDERRAIKVLLEVGA from the coding sequence ATGAAAGCTACCGTGTATCATGGGGCGCGGGACGTGCGGCTCGAGAATGTGCCCGATCCTTCGATCAAGGAGCCGCTCGATGCGATCGTTCGCGTCGTCCGAGCTGCGATTTGCGGCTCCGATCTGTGGTTCTACCGCGGCGTGACGGAGTGGACGCCGGGCGACCGCACCGGACACGAGTTCGTGGGCGTCGTTGAAGAGGTGGGCGCCGGCGTTCGCAGCCTCAAGCCGGGCGACTACGTCATCGCGCCGTTCGTTGCGAGCGACGGAACGTGCGAATACTGCAATCGCGGCTTGCAAACGTCGTGCGTGCACGTGAGCAACTTCGGCGACGACGCGAACGGCGGGCAAGCCGAATTCGTGCGCGTCCCGTATGCCGATGGAACGCTGGTGAAGATGGCCGACGGCATGGCGTCGGATCCGCAAAAATTGGCCGCATCCGCAGCGCTCACGGACGTGATGGCGACGGGGCACCACGGCGTCGTGACGGCGGGCGCGCAGCGCGGCGGAACGGTGGTTGTCGTCGGCGACGGCGCGGTCGGCTTGTGCGGTGTATTATCGGCAGCGCGCGTGATCGGTGCGGAGCACGTCATCGCCGTCGGCCACAACGATGCGCGGCTCGCGCTTGCGCGCGAATTCGGCGCGACGCGCACGTTCAACTCGCATGCCGAAGGCGTCGGCGCGGAGATTCTCGAGCTCACGCGTGGCGGATCGCTCACCGTGGTCGAAGCGGTCGGCAACCAAGAATCGATGGAACTCGCGCTCGAAGTCGCGCGGCCGGGCGGCATCGTGAGCTTCGTCGGCGTGCCGCATAACGTGAAGCAAGTGCCGCTACGGTCGCTCTTCCTCAAGAACGTCTCGTTGCACGGAGCGCTCGCTCCCGTGCGAGCGTATATCGATACGTTGATGGCGCACGTGATGGACGGATCGATCGATCCGTCGCGCGTCTTCGACTTGCACCTTCCGCTCGAGGCCGTCGCGCAGGGATACCAGGCGATGGACGAGCGGCGCGCGATCAAAGTTCTGCTTGAAGTCGGCGCGTAG